ttattattattattattattattattattattattattattattattattattattattattattattattattattattattattattattattattattattattattattattattattattattattattattattattattattattattattattattattattattattattattattattattattattattattattattattattattattattattattattattattattattattattattattattattattattattattattattattattattattattattattattattattattattattattattattattattattattattattattattattattattattattattattattattattattattattattattattattattattattattattattattattattattattattattattattattattattattattattattattattattattattattattattattattattattattattattattattattattattattattattattattattattattattattattattattattattattattattattattattattattattattattattattattattattattattattattattattattattattattattattattattattattattattattattattattattattattattattattattattattattattattattattattattattattattattattattattattattattattattattattattattattattattattattattattattattattattattattattattattattattattattattattattattattattattattattattattattattattattattattattattattattattattattattattattattattattattattattattattattattattattattattattattattattattattattattattattattattattattattattattattattattattattattattattattattattattattattattattattattattattattattattattattattattattattattattattattattattattattattattattattattattattattattattattattattattattattattattattattattattattattattattattattattattattattattattattattattattattattattattattattattattattattattattattattattattattattattattattattattattattattattattattattattattattattattattattattattattattattattattattattattattattattattattattattattattattattattattattattattattattattattattattattattattattattattattattattattattattattattattattattattattattattattattattattattattattattattattattattattattattattattattattattattattattattattattattattattattattattattattattattattattattattattattattattattattattattattattattattattattattattattattattattattattattattattattattattattattattattattattattattattattattattattattattattattattattattattattattattattattattattattattattattattattattattattattattattattattattattattattattattattattattattattattattattattattattattattattattattattattattattattattattattattattattattattattattattattattattattattattattattattattattattattattattattattattattattattattattattattattattattattattattattattattattattattattattattattattattattattattattattattattattattattattattattattattattattattattattattattattattattattattattattattattattattattattattattattattattattattattattattattattattattattattattattattattattattattattattattattattattattattattattattattattattattattattattattattattattattattattattattattattattattattattattattattattattattattattattattattattattattattattattattattattattattattattattattattattattattattattattattattattattattattattattattattattattattattattattattattattattattattattattattattattattattattattattattattattattattattattattattattattattattattattattattattattattattattattattattattattattattattattattattattattattattattattattattattattattattattattattattattattattattattattattattattattattattattattattattattattattattattattattattattattattattattattattattattattattattattattattattattattattattattattattattattattattattattattattattattattattattattattattattattattattattattattattattattattattattattattattattattattattattattattattattattattattattattattattattattattattattattattattattattattattattattattattattattattattattattattattattattattattattattattattattattattattattattattattattattattattattattattattattattattattattattattattattattattattattattattattattattattattattattattattattataatattacataattacatttattttcatttatactcACTGGTTTGTGGTAgaaaaatatgttgaatttgACGAAGagactacttatttttctactagAAAAACATCTTATTTTTGTCCTAAATTTCcgaaaagtaatcctttatattatttagtccagttatttatagaatgtatttatgtatatttcaaaaaagaaataagtCGCAGCCACGAGTTGTACCAACAACCATCTGGATGCTAGTCAactgttgtactcactacacc
The nucleotide sequence above comes from Calliphora vicina chromosome 1, idCalVici1.1, whole genome shotgun sequence. Encoded proteins:
- the LOC135949417 gene encoding myb-like protein D, translated to NNNNNNNNNNNNNNNNNNNNNNNNNNNNNNNNNNNNNNNNNNNNNNNNNNNNNNNNNNNNNNNNNNNNNNNNNNNNNNNNNNNNNNNNNNNNNNNNNNNNNNNNNNNNNNNNNNNNNNNNNNNNNNNNNNNNNNNNNNNNNNNNNNNNNNNNNNNNNNNNNNNNNNNNNNN